One genomic segment of Sanyastnella coralliicola includes these proteins:
- a CDS encoding DUF4910 domain-containing protein, with translation MRSLELEKEIESYFDRLWPICRSLTGQGVRDTLDILSEIVPMERYRVASGTKVFDWTVPKEWNIREAYITTPDGQRICDLKENNLHVISYSTSVDQEISYEELSKHVRTLPSMPKAIPYVTSYYRETWGFCMSEEQWQSLPKEGSYRVYIDSDLEPGHLDYGECVLPGSTDREILFSTYVCHPSMANNELSGPLVQAFLYQKIAEMPNRKYTYRFVFAPETIGIIAYLDRVGGQLLEKLDAGYVLTCVGDRGDLTFKRSKRDDCLATRVAEHVLRYSGKKHEVIDFAVGGSDERQYCSPGFNLPVGSLMRTPYQRYKEYHTSFDNKDFISFEHMVDTINTYVDFVEVLELNDKYRNEVQFCEPQLGPRGLYPDSVDPDTDRENLHNLLHFLSFADGKTDLIEIAERRKTSALKFKEHVANCRAKGLI, from the coding sequence ATGCGCTCTCTTGAGCTTGAAAAGGAAATTGAATCCTACTTTGATCGCCTCTGGCCGATTTGCAGGAGCTTAACGGGGCAAGGCGTTCGAGACACATTAGATATTCTGTCGGAAATCGTCCCGATGGAGCGCTACCGCGTGGCCAGTGGCACCAAGGTGTTTGACTGGACAGTTCCTAAGGAATGGAACATTCGCGAAGCGTATATCACCACTCCAGACGGACAACGCATTTGCGACCTTAAGGAGAACAACTTGCATGTGATCTCCTACTCTACTTCTGTGGATCAAGAGATCTCGTACGAAGAGCTTTCGAAGCATGTACGTACGCTTCCTTCTATGCCGAAGGCCATTCCATACGTCACAAGTTACTATCGTGAAACATGGGGTTTCTGTATGTCAGAAGAGCAATGGCAATCACTTCCAAAGGAAGGAAGCTACCGCGTGTACATAGATAGCGACTTAGAACCAGGTCACCTTGATTATGGTGAATGTGTACTTCCTGGATCTACCGACCGAGAAATTCTCTTCTCGACTTATGTCTGCCATCCAAGTATGGCGAACAACGAGCTGAGTGGGCCTTTGGTTCAGGCATTTCTCTATCAGAAGATTGCGGAGATGCCCAATCGCAAGTACACCTACCGCTTTGTATTTGCTCCAGAAACGATAGGCATCATTGCTTATCTCGACAGAGTGGGTGGCCAATTGTTGGAAAAGCTAGATGCAGGATATGTATTGACCTGTGTAGGAGACCGAGGTGATTTGACCTTCAAGCGCTCCAAACGCGACGACTGTTTGGCGACACGGGTTGCTGAACATGTGCTTCGCTATAGCGGTAAAAAACATGAAGTGATTGATTTTGCTGTGGGCGGCAGCGATGAACGCCAGTACTGTAGTCCGGGATTCAACCTACCTGTAGGAAGTCTCATGCGCACTCCGTACCAGCGATACAAAGAGTATCACACTTCCTTTGACAACAAAGACTTCATCTCATTTGAGCATATGGTTGACACCATCAACACCTACGTTGACTTCGTAGAAGTGCTTGAGCTCAATGACAAATATCGAAATGAAGTACAATTCTGCGAACCTCAGTTGGGACCACGCGGCTTGTACCCTGATTCTGTAGACCCGGATACCGACCGGGAGAACCTTCACAACCTGTTGCATTTCCTCAGCTTTGCTGATGGAAAAACAGACTTGATAGAAATCGCAGAACGACGAAAAACCTCTGCCTTGAAGTTCAAGGAACACGTTGCAAACTGTCGGGCTAAAGGACTGATCTGA
- a CDS encoding oligosaccharide flippase family protein, translating to MLKFVFKNSLLYTFASQVPMFANLLLYPIISEFLTSFDYFVYGTAMGYLGLLSMIADLGMSPLFQNAFFKKERFFKSYWSQYMGFLLLYKIFYGVSATALIYFVFRNDVPEDHLWTIIALLVTPMVTFDLTRGIGMRLMQFRHKHNVVHVSTAIAGVLTVITTFVTIYIYKLGYLGFFISNFVSVMFQGIFFAIIIYGAEKILPSFSLRGKRIRGWLKISLPLVPHKFSDYLLTSSDRIVLDQYNGISNVGTATIGMYNVAYSFASYFNHFSGQVNTVVSPIYFSLFRDKNPDVHLIIRKFTFLWLGFSYVAATLAGLWSKEVFKFFFLNNTDGLADSYKYAIFLFMAFCYRPLYVASVEFVIFNEKTTSLFKITTAAGILNVVLNLALVPFFGIEAAVFSTFFCYMYMGISGHLFKDTKQYLPLSYYPIPIFFFITLTGVFVTFAVEFNWMIKAVITASLLAACLIWFMKRGKGIIREVQSIKTA from the coding sequence ATGCTGAAGTTCGTCTTCAAGAACAGTCTACTTTACACCTTTGCAAGTCAGGTTCCCATGTTTGCGAACCTCTTGTTATATCCTATCATCTCGGAGTTTCTTACCAGCTTCGATTACTTCGTCTATGGAACGGCGATGGGATATTTAGGACTGCTTTCGATGATCGCAGATCTCGGGATGTCTCCGCTATTTCAGAATGCCTTTTTCAAGAAAGAACGCTTCTTCAAATCATATTGGTCGCAGTACATGGGCTTCTTGCTCTTGTACAAGATCTTTTACGGCGTTTCGGCAACAGCCTTGATCTATTTCGTGTTCAGGAATGACGTACCGGAAGACCATCTTTGGACCATTATCGCGTTGCTGGTGACACCAATGGTGACCTTCGATTTGACACGAGGGATTGGAATGCGCCTCATGCAATTTCGACACAAGCATAACGTCGTTCACGTGAGTACGGCAATTGCTGGGGTTCTAACAGTAATCACGACTTTCGTCACGATCTACATCTACAAGTTGGGATACCTCGGTTTCTTCATCTCGAATTTCGTCAGTGTAATGTTCCAAGGAATCTTCTTCGCGATCATCATATACGGAGCCGAGAAGATTCTACCGAGCTTCAGTCTGCGAGGAAAGCGCATTAGAGGCTGGCTAAAGATTTCTCTGCCATTGGTACCACACAAATTTTCTGACTACCTCCTGACTTCGAGCGATCGAATTGTACTTGACCAATACAACGGAATCTCAAACGTGGGTACCGCTACCATTGGTATGTACAATGTGGCCTACAGTTTCGCGAGTTATTTCAATCACTTCTCAGGCCAGGTGAATACTGTTGTTTCGCCGATCTATTTCAGCTTATTCAGAGACAAGAACCCTGATGTGCACTTGATCATTCGGAAGTTCACCTTCCTTTGGTTGGGCTTCAGTTATGTGGCTGCCACTCTTGCTGGTCTCTGGTCGAAAGAGGTATTTAAGTTCTTCTTCCTGAATAATACTGACGGTTTGGCTGATTCGTACAAGTATGCCATCTTCTTGTTCATGGCCTTCTGCTATCGTCCGCTATACGTGGCTTCCGTAGAGTTCGTTATTTTCAATGAAAAGACAACTTCCCTCTTCAAGATCACCACTGCCGCAGGAATTTTGAACGTGGTATTGAATTTGGCACTGGTTCCTTTCTTTGGAATTGAAGCGGCTGTGTTCTCTACCTTCTTCTGCTACATGTACATGGGTATTTCAGGGCACCTTTTCAAAGACACTAAGCAGTACCTACCGTTGAGCTATTATCCTATTCCGATCTTCTTCTTCATCACCTTAACAGGAGTGTTCGTGACCTTCGCGGTAGAATTCAATTGGATGATCAAGGCTGTAATCACAGCATCCCTACTCGCTGCCTGTTTGATTTGGTTCATGAAACGAGGAAAAGGAATCATTCGAGAAGTACAATCCATTAAAACAGCTTAA
- a CDS encoding PKD domain-containing protein, with product MRYVICSLLFPALLLAGYPSQAQDCAAEISFEYSVLNQSVFFDASLVGLSAEEVVTYDWDLGDGEDSILEDPVHTYPDAGSYHVCLTVFIEGGEQNCVLEICDQIIISGGLPCHVDTEIAPVNVENQNITASLNISCGNFSTVSGILWTIDGEEVSSEETSISIEVFEVGVHELCAYVEASSPGNQCSTMECQTFEVFPPTFELDPEIVVKDNGCSYRFIDATESEFEIVDRYWDFGDGTSSAASQPEKSYDTNGSYEVCLSLTAAWYGTEETRTTCTWVEASCDQEIQKPEGVNVEIVANSSTIQIKTVEAASGVEYLVHDMSGRQVASGTVSDMREIQVEHRGLYLVSIIDGQDVASTKVWVQ from the coding sequence ATGCGCTACGTCATCTGCTCTCTTCTCTTTCCAGCTTTGCTTCTAGCAGGCTATCCCTCTCAAGCACAGGATTGTGCGGCTGAAATTTCATTCGAATACTCAGTGCTCAATCAAAGTGTTTTCTTCGACGCTTCTCTCGTTGGCCTATCGGCCGAAGAGGTGGTTACCTATGATTGGGACCTTGGCGATGGAGAAGATTCTATCTTGGAAGATCCTGTTCACACTTATCCTGACGCAGGGAGCTACCACGTTTGTTTGACGGTTTTCATAGAGGGGGGAGAACAAAACTGTGTGCTTGAAATTTGTGATCAAATCATTATTTCCGGCGGACTGCCTTGTCATGTGGATACTGAGATTGCTCCAGTCAATGTTGAGAATCAAAATATCACCGCATCTTTAAACATTTCATGTGGCAATTTTTCTACAGTTAGTGGAATTTTATGGACGATCGATGGAGAAGAGGTTTCTTCCGAAGAAACTTCAATCTCAATTGAAGTCTTCGAAGTTGGGGTACATGAACTGTGCGCTTATGTAGAAGCTTCATCTCCCGGAAATCAATGTTCCACGATGGAATGTCAAACATTTGAAGTCTTTCCGCCAACATTCGAATTAGATCCTGAAATTGTGGTTAAAGACAATGGGTGTAGCTACCGCTTTATTGATGCTACGGAATCAGAATTTGAGATCGTTGATCGCTACTGGGATTTTGGAGATGGGACGAGCAGTGCAGCATCTCAACCAGAAAAGTCATATGATACAAACGGTAGCTATGAAGTGTGTCTTTCGCTAACAGCCGCTTGGTACGGAACGGAAGAAACGCGCACCACATGCACATGGGTAGAAGCGTCATGTGACCAGGAAATTCAGAAGCCAGAAGGCGTAAACGTTGAGATCGTTGCTAATTCAAGTACGATACAGATTAAAACAGTGGAAGCTGCCTCCGGAGTTGAATATCTAGTTCACGACATGTCGGGACGCCAAGTAGCATCTGGAACAGTGTCAGATATGCGTGAGATTCAGGTAGAGCACCGTGGCCTATACCTTGTTTCCATCATTGATGGTCAAGATGTGGCGTCAACTAAAGTGTGGGTGCAATAA
- a CDS encoding SDR family oxidoreductase, translating into MRTTDPTQIDFRKKFELNDKVVVITGACGLVGRAFCEAAAQFGAHVVAADIPQSNPADYASQLEERHGRSMLGVALDVSSREGVNGLKDAVLEKFGRIDGLVNGHQNKSHLIFEPFEQVSDDNWDTVVHINLKGTFLTCQVLGAWMADNGGGSIINIPSTYSVVAPNQNLYKGTSLGCPAAYSASKGGVDALSRYLASYWAQKKVRVNMITPHGVWNNHEEQFEQNFARFSPMERLSYNHEVAGALIYLLSDASSYVTGDNMLVEGGWTVW; encoded by the coding sequence ATGAGAACGACCGACCCAACTCAGATCGACTTCAGAAAGAAGTTCGAACTGAATGACAAAGTGGTGGTAATCACTGGTGCTTGTGGACTGGTAGGCCGCGCCTTTTGCGAGGCTGCTGCTCAGTTCGGTGCACACGTGGTAGCCGCTGATATCCCACAATCCAATCCTGCTGACTACGCATCTCAACTTGAAGAACGTCATGGACGTTCGATGCTTGGCGTCGCGTTAGACGTTTCTTCTCGCGAAGGAGTCAACGGATTGAAAGATGCTGTTCTAGAGAAATTCGGTCGAATTGACGGCCTAGTGAACGGACATCAAAATAAGTCTCACCTCATCTTCGAACCATTCGAACAAGTTTCAGATGACAACTGGGACACTGTGGTTCACATCAACCTGAAAGGTACTTTCCTCACATGCCAGGTGCTTGGAGCATGGATGGCTGATAACGGCGGTGGTAGCATCATCAATATTCCGTCTACTTACTCTGTGGTAGCACCAAACCAGAACCTCTACAAAGGAACAAGTTTGGGTTGTCCGGCGGCGTACAGCGCCTCGAAAGGAGGAGTGGATGCACTTTCTAGATACCTCGCCTCATACTGGGCACAGAAGAAAGTTCGTGTGAATATGATCACTCCTCACGGTGTCTGGAACAACCACGAAGAGCAGTTTGAACAGAATTTTGCGCGTTTCTCTCCAATGGAGCGCCTAAGCTATAATCACGAAGTTGCTGGAGCACTGATTTATCTCCTATCAGATGCATCGAGCTATGTAACAGGAGATAATATGCTTGTTGAAGGCGGTTGGACCGTCTGGTGA
- a CDS encoding N-acetylneuraminate synthase family protein — protein sequence MKLTEFLDNYDPRVLTRPYVIAEAGVNHEGSMDLAKRLIDEAAEGGAHAIKFQTYKAETIASKDSPYYWDLSQEPTESQFELFKKYDKFWKGEYEELAKYCETAGIEFMSTPFDVESANFLNDLMPVFKVSSSDLTNLPFIEHMCSFGKPMILSTGAAYLWEVQQAVETIEKHGNKLCLMHCVLNYPTEDQNANLGMIKDLIRNFPDHVPGYSDHTLPKDMEVMKMATLLGSAVIEKHFSHDKTLPGNDHYHAMDKEDMKHFWKVMDKTFELLGSFKLTALESEEKSRQNARRSLVAARAIPEGKTIERDDLTWKRPAKGISPRHIDEVLGKQALKTIEEDEILVWNALS from the coding sequence ATGAAACTGACAGAATTCCTCGATAACTATGACCCACGAGTATTGACTCGTCCTTACGTTATCGCAGAAGCTGGAGTGAACCACGAAGGTTCAATGGATCTAGCAAAACGACTGATTGATGAAGCAGCAGAAGGTGGAGCGCACGCGATAAAATTTCAGACTTACAAGGCTGAAACTATTGCGTCAAAAGACTCACCTTACTACTGGGACCTAAGCCAGGAACCGACTGAATCTCAGTTCGAACTATTCAAGAAATACGACAAGTTTTGGAAAGGGGAATACGAAGAACTCGCGAAGTACTGTGAAACCGCAGGTATTGAGTTCATGAGTACTCCTTTCGACGTTGAATCAGCAAACTTCTTGAATGACCTTATGCCGGTCTTCAAGGTTTCTTCTTCTGATTTAACGAACCTTCCTTTCATTGAGCACATGTGTTCATTCGGGAAGCCGATGATTCTTTCAACTGGAGCCGCTTACCTCTGGGAGGTGCAGCAAGCAGTTGAAACAATTGAAAAGCATGGGAACAAACTCTGTTTGATGCACTGTGTATTGAACTACCCTACGGAGGATCAGAATGCCAACCTGGGTATGATCAAAGATCTCATCCGCAACTTCCCTGACCATGTTCCTGGGTACAGTGATCACACCTTACCTAAGGATATGGAAGTGATGAAAATGGCCACATTGTTGGGTTCTGCAGTGATTGAAAAACACTTCAGCCACGACAAGACCCTTCCGGGCAATGACCATTACCACGCCATGGATAAAGAAGACATGAAGCACTTCTGGAAGGTGATGGACAAAACCTTCGAATTGCTCGGTTCATTCAAACTCACAGCACTCGAAAGCGAAGAAAAATCACGTCAAAATGCACGCAGAAGCCTGGTAGCAGCTCGAGCAATTCCGGAAGGAAAAACCATCGAACGCGACGATCTTACGTGGAAACGACCTGCTAAGGGAATTAGTCCACGTCATATCGACGAAGTGCTAGGTAAGCAAGCATTGAAGACCATCGAAGAAGACGAAATCCTCGTTTGGAATGCGCTCTCTTGA
- a CDS encoding T9SS type A sorting domain-containing protein: MKRIIPFALSLLAACGLMAQEDPGTAVAITLSDFMQNTYDGLACSTAGSLGASGSGEAVCSGTDDDDVWYAFTATTQAIKITGTTSNFDMVIEVLDNGLNSVACQNTNGANSGETLYANTLIAGNDYYLRIHSANGAGAGSFNICTEYLPASEVRAGWFPTFTPDVGLPGYRINQTINRITYTPYNSLVEGSRWLFIDVDSGDQFLAEVNGSNGIINLNAVGGLCFDRTYDVYVQVQVDGYWCGYNQVRQIYTEASPTTELEPGYAGLNYDMTENVKARYVGDGQNIEWRLTTDGGSTVLTHIGASSTSFCYFDLIECIRYNKIYVIEARAEYCGVWGPWSDPEFIIINPLPYVNVRPEYCNTTQYPGATLQCEFLEVVDQYAWQIAPIEENDPTMTPIGPAIVTYSVNTTSLYLLPLGIPDGFYRVGVKPMLGTQDACDDPQEGDYGFFCQIEIGDPSGIAPDYEEMSPIQLDFFSNSLSVYPNPIDEGIATLAVGGLNLEGSGTIDIYDLSGRVVFTQPVVMLEQASALQFDVPSDLQPGTYSIILHGRDFKHTTRLVVK; the protein is encoded by the coding sequence ATGAAACGAATTATACCTTTTGCACTGTCGCTATTGGCGGCTTGTGGATTGATGGCTCAAGAAGACCCTGGCACTGCTGTGGCAATCACCCTGAGCGATTTTATGCAGAACACATATGATGGTCTTGCTTGTTCGACTGCAGGTAGCCTCGGCGCTTCAGGTTCTGGTGAAGCTGTATGTAGCGGAACGGATGATGATGATGTCTGGTACGCGTTCACCGCTACAACGCAAGCAATCAAAATCACAGGTACAACATCCAACTTCGATATGGTCATTGAGGTACTGGATAATGGGCTCAACTCAGTAGCCTGTCAAAATACTAATGGAGCTAATTCAGGTGAGACGCTTTACGCAAACACCCTCATCGCCGGCAACGACTACTACCTGCGAATTCACTCTGCAAATGGAGCAGGTGCAGGTTCTTTCAATATTTGCACTGAATATCTTCCTGCTTCTGAAGTACGCGCTGGATGGTTCCCGACTTTCACCCCGGATGTTGGTCTTCCGGGATACCGAATCAATCAAACAATCAACCGTATCACTTATACTCCATACAATAGCTTGGTTGAAGGTTCTCGCTGGCTGTTCATTGATGTTGATAGCGGAGACCAATTCCTTGCCGAGGTAAATGGATCGAATGGGATCATCAACCTCAATGCGGTTGGTGGACTTTGTTTCGACAGAACGTACGACGTATATGTTCAAGTACAAGTAGATGGCTACTGGTGCGGTTACAATCAAGTGCGACAGATCTACACGGAGGCTTCTCCAACTACTGAACTAGAGCCTGGATACGCCGGATTGAATTACGATATGACCGAAAACGTGAAGGCACGTTATGTAGGTGATGGTCAGAATATCGAATGGCGTTTGACCACGGATGGTGGATCTACTGTGCTTACACACATTGGTGCAAGCTCAACTTCATTCTGCTACTTCGACCTCATCGAATGTATTCGTTACAACAAGATTTATGTGATCGAAGCACGCGCAGAGTACTGTGGAGTTTGGGGCCCTTGGAGTGACCCCGAGTTCATTATTATCAACCCGCTTCCATACGTGAATGTACGACCGGAATACTGCAACACCACGCAGTATCCTGGTGCTACGCTGCAATGTGAATTCTTGGAAGTGGTAGATCAATATGCATGGCAGATTGCTCCGATTGAAGAGAATGACCCGACGATGACACCGATTGGTCCAGCCATTGTGACGTATTCAGTGAATACAACATCACTTTACCTTCTTCCATTAGGTATTCCTGATGGTTTCTACCGTGTTGGTGTAAAGCCAATGCTCGGAACCCAAGATGCATGTGATGACCCACAAGAAGGTGACTACGGCTTCTTCTGTCAGATTGAAATTGGTGACCCTTCAGGAATCGCCCCTGACTATGAAGAAATGAGCCCAATTCAACTTGACTTCTTCTCAAACTCGCTCAGTGTCTACCCTAACCCAATCGACGAAGGGATAGCTACATTAGCAGTTGGTGGTTTGAACCTCGAAGGAAGCGGAACGATTGACATCTATGACCTTAGTGGGCGTGTTGTTTTCACCCAACCTGTTGTGATGCTAGAACAAGCTTCTGCACTGCAGTTTGACGTTCCTTCTGATTTGCAACCGGGTACTTACTCGATCATCCTTCACGGAAGAGACTTCAAGCACACTACGCGCTTGGTTGTCAAGTAA
- a CDS encoding glycosyltransferase, translating to MKTLKGKIFLSDEGYGHIVRQRAIIEALRSLHSDFDLTVQTHRHLEAASRLITDVKTIDKYNNITWHKKANGSPDVDKIHVEYARYLEQSEEYIKDELEEWDYDFAISDFVYEAFPITQKNNKPSFGIAHFTWDWFFSKLYPPPLKTQVVYRFFEMAKMADALYFPPFTPEEILHYYSDNAQEVPLILRGEINHKKVEDSGKFKILIIDSGAGVLRPSILKALDHIRSLDDYQFFVSSNLEREQDNLSFIDKNELMVDYINEMDLVIARAGFNTISECIGLRTPMLLLGEAMNPEMNENIINLKKGGLATFIGLDTFENSLDTFLPHFIDHEYKSILQNMQNHEMATNGAEVIARDILDRIL from the coding sequence ATGAAGACTCTAAAAGGAAAAATTTTTCTGTCAGACGAAGGATATGGACACATCGTTCGTCAACGCGCTATCATTGAAGCCCTACGCTCATTGCACAGCGATTTTGACCTCACGGTTCAGACCCATCGTCACCTCGAAGCAGCGAGTAGACTGATCACCGACGTTAAGACCATCGACAAATACAACAACATCACATGGCATAAGAAAGCGAACGGTTCGCCTGACGTTGACAAGATTCATGTAGAGTATGCTCGATACCTAGAACAAAGTGAGGAGTACATCAAGGATGAGTTAGAAGAATGGGATTATGATTTCGCCATTTCTGACTTCGTTTATGAGGCCTTCCCAATCACCCAAAAAAACAACAAACCTTCGTTTGGAATCGCCCATTTCACTTGGGATTGGTTCTTTTCAAAGCTGTATCCGCCGCCATTGAAAACGCAGGTGGTTTACCGTTTCTTTGAAATGGCGAAGATGGCTGACGCCTTGTATTTCCCGCCATTCACCCCAGAAGAAATCCTGCACTACTACAGCGACAACGCTCAAGAAGTGCCCTTGATCCTTCGAGGAGAAATCAACCACAAGAAAGTAGAAGACTCAGGGAAATTTAAAATCTTGATTATCGATAGTGGCGCAGGAGTGCTTCGACCAAGCATCCTGAAAGCCCTCGATCATATCCGTTCTCTGGATGACTACCAGTTCTTTGTCTCTTCAAACCTTGAGCGCGAGCAAGACAACCTTTCATTCATTGATAAGAATGAGCTCATGGTAGACTACATCAATGAGATGGACCTCGTAATCGCTCGTGCTGGATTCAACACCATTAGTGAGTGCATTGGATTGCGCACACCAATGTTGCTTCTTGGAGAAGCGATGAATCCTGAAATGAACGAAAACATTATCAACCTGAAGAAAGGAGGCCTGGCCACCTTCATCGGGTTAGACACTTTTGAAAATAGCTTAGACACTTTCCTCCCGCATTTCATTGACCATGAGTACAAATCGATTCTACAGAACATGCAGAATCACGAAATGGCGACCAATGGAGCGGAAGTGATTGCACGTGATATCCTCGACCGCATCTTATGA
- a CDS encoding cytidylyltransferase domain-containing protein yields the protein MRTIAIIPARGGSKRLEKKNIYPLLGKPLIAYTIDALKECAFVDDIFVSSDDEEILKVGEQYGAKSLLRPKELADDHTPKIVAIRQAVEDPLVSADGEVENVIVAQANSPELTAAHFKSGYDLMVNHKLWEVMSADENGVQNAAFRIVKKHALFNEFLSAHCGFVVANNLDVHTIEDIQELENSDEFKALHTA from the coding sequence ATGAGAACTATCGCTATCATACCCGCACGTGGCGGCTCGAAACGCCTAGAGAAGAAGAACATCTACCCACTTCTCGGCAAGCCACTGATTGCCTATACGATTGATGCCCTGAAAGAATGTGCGTTCGTTGATGACATCTTCGTGAGTTCAGACGACGAAGAGATTCTGAAGGTCGGAGAACAGTATGGAGCCAAGTCGTTGCTTCGTCCGAAGGAGCTTGCTGATGATCACACCCCGAAAATTGTAGCAATCCGCCAAGCCGTGGAAGACCCATTGGTATCGGCCGACGGAGAAGTGGAGAACGTTATTGTAGCTCAAGCGAACAGTCCTGAACTGACGGCAGCTCATTTCAAAAGTGGCTATGACTTGATGGTCAACCACAAACTTTGGGAGGTGATGAGTGCCGACGAAAATGGCGTTCAAAATGCCGCTTTCCGAATCGTAAAGAAGCACGCTCTTTTCAATGAATTCCTCAGTGCACACTGTGGTTTCGTTGTGGCGAACAACCTCGACGTGCACACCATTGAAGACATTCAAGAACTCGAGAATTCTGACGAGTTCAAAGCACTACATACTGCCTGA